Below is a genomic region from Paraburkholderia phenazinium.
CTCCAGCCGCGGAAGAAGAACAGGAAGATGAACGAAACCAGCAGGTTGAACCACATCGCCTGACGCGGCACGCCGTAGATAGGGTGCACGTTGCCGAACATCTTCGGCATCGTGTTGTTGCGCTCCATGGCGTAGATCATGCGGCTCGTGGTCGCCATATAGGTCGTACCTGTGCCGCTCGGGCTGACGAACGCATCGACGTACAGCAGGAACGCCAGCCAGTTGAGGTTTAGTGCAAGCGCCAGTTCAGCGAAAGGCGACGCGAAGCTGAAGTGGCTCCAGCCCTTCATCACGTCAGCCGGGTTCACTGCACCGATATAGGCAATCTGCAGCAGCACATAGATCACCAGTGCCAGCAGGATCGAACCGATCACCGCGAACGGCACGCTCTTCGCCGGGTTGCGCGCTTCACCCGCGAGGTTGATCGGGCTCTGGAAGCCGTTGAACGCGAACACGATACCGCTCGTCGCCACCGCCGTGAACACTGCCGACCAGCCATACGGCGCAAACGTGCTCGCCTCGCCGAAGTTCTCATGATGGAAACCTGCCGCCATCAGACCAGCGATCGTTGCCGCCGGAATCACGAACTTGAAGATCGTGATTGTCGTATTAGCGCGTGCAAACAGCTTCACGCCCCAATAATTGAGCATGAAATAGATAATCACGAGGATCGCGGAGAGCAATAACCCATTCGTGGTTAATGACCCATTCACGAACAATGCATGAGCCCATGGATATGGCCATGTGCTCATGTATTGAATCGACGCTTCGGCTTCGATTGGAATCACCGACACGATCGCGATCCAGTTAGCCCATGCGCTAACAAAACCGACCAGCGCGCCGTGCGAATAGCGCGCGTAACGCACCATGCCGCCCGACTCCGGGAACATCGCGCCGAGTTCAGCATAGGTGAGTGCGATCGCCAGAATCACCACCGCGCCGATTATCCAGGCGCAGATCGCTGCGGGGCCTGCAATTTTTGCCGCCTTCCACGCACCGAACAGCCAGCCCGATCCGATGATCGAGCCCAGGCCGGTCAGCATCAGCGCGAACGGGCCAATGTTCCGTTGAATAGAACTTTTCACGTCTTCTCCTATTGTCGACCAGAGTTGGCGCTGAAGCGCCTACTCTGGCCCCATGCGAATGCGGTCAGGTCAAAACATGTCGGCACCGCGGCAATGCTTTGACGCTGGAGACGGGGTGACGGGCATGATGGGCGCAGGCTTATACCTGGGATCAGGTGCAACCCTGGCGCGGCGCGTAGTTTAACGGTTGCACCGAAAGAATGCAGGCGAAGCTAGGGTTATCCCTAGCGAGAAATTAAGGGGAACGCAAGTTTCGTAAGCGCCCGTCGCGCCTGGCCCTAAAACCTTGTAAAGATGTGCTGAGAGTGTTGACCTTCTCTCGAAATCGCCGTATAACGTTCGGGCAGGATTTCAAGCGGCGAGTGAATTGGTCTTTCGTAGTTCGCCCATCAACGGTACTCCGGTTGGTCCCATTACCCCCTTCCTTGATTTTCATGCACCCAACGGGCTTCGGCCTTATTTACCATCTTTAGGAACAAGTAATATGGAAACCGGTACCGTCAAGTGGTTCAATGACGCAAAGGGCTTCGGCTTCATCACTCCCGACGGCGGCGGTGAAGATCTGTTCGCGCATTTCTCGGAAATCCGCACGGAAGGCTTCAAGACGCTGCAAGAAAACCAAAAGGTTACGTTTGAAGTGAAGACGGGCCCGAAGGGCAAGCAAGCAGCTAACATCAAGCCGGTGTAAGCGCACGCTTCCTTCTGGACGCAAAGAAAAAACCCCGCCAAGGCGGGGTTTTTTTACGTCTGTCGGAAATACACGTGACGGCCGGCGTTTATCCGAATAGCCGCCGCGCGTGAATGCCAAGGCCCGTCGCCACGCTAGCGAGGCGATCGCCGAATACCGGCCGGGCGTCCGGAAAGGCCGCGGACAGCGCGCTGGACAGAAATGCCAAACCCGTTGAACCGCCGGTGAAATAAATCGCGCCGACGTTGCGCGGCGCCACGCCGGCCGCCTGCACGGTATCGCGCGCGGCCTGCACGATACGCAGCGTCTCGTCGTGCCCCGCCTTGATGAGCTGCGTTTCGTCGAAGGCGAGGCGCAGGTCGTCTTCCACCAGTTCCAGATCGATCATCGTCTCGCCGCCGGCTGCGACGCCGATCTTCGCCTCTTCCGCGTGCGCCGCCAAGGCATGCCCCAGCCGCCGGTCGACGACCCGCGTGAGGCGGTCATGGTGCTTCACGTCGGTGAACAGGTGCCGCATCAGCGTCAGTTCGCTGACCCGCTTGGGCCCGTAGACGGTGTTGATCAGGTGCCACGTGGCAAGGTCGAAGTAAATGCGGTTCGGAATCTCGCGTCCTTCCGGATCGAGCGTCTGATAACCCAGTTCGCGCAGAATAGTGGCAAGTTCGACACGGCGGTCGAAGTCCGTGCCCGCCACGTGCACGCCGTGATGCGCCAGCACGTCGTCCTTGCGTTCGACCCGCTTCATGCGATCCGGTCCGACCCGTACCAGCGAGAAGTCGGACGTGCCCCCGCCGATGTCGGCGACCAGCACGAGCCCCTCTTCGGCCAGATGCGACTCATAATCGAACGCCGCGGCGATCGGCTCGTACTGGAAATGAATCTCCCGCAGGCCCACCGAACGCGCCGCCGCCTCCAGTTGCTGTTGCGCAAGCTGGTCGGCGCGCGGATCATCGTCGACGAAGAACACCGGGCGGCCCAGCACCGCGCGGCTGATTGAGCTACCGGCGCTGGCTTCCGCGGAGCGCTTCAGGTGATCGACGAAGATCGCGATGACCTCGGTGTATTTGATCGCCGAGCCGTCGCCGAGGTCGGTCGAGTTTTCCGCCAGCGCCGAGCCGAGAATGCTTTTCATCGAGCGCATCAGGCGGCCGTCGAAGCCGTCTATATACGCTTCGAGCGCTGCGCGGCCGAAATCGCGCGTGTTTTCGTCCGTATTGAAGAACACTGCAGTGGGCAGCGTCGTGTAGGCACCTTCGACCGGCGCAAGCCTCAGCGCCGCGCCGTCGGGCACGGCGACGGCCGAATTCGATGTGCCAAAGTCAATCGCGCAATAGGTCATGGCAGTAAATCGCCGCTCACGGCTGGCGCGGACAGAAAGTGGACCGGCTTTGTATCACGAAAGCGCGGCGGGTATCAACCGGGTCCCTACGGACGGGTTCAACGGAACGGAAATTGCTCATTGGCGAAGGATACGCCATTCAAATTACCCCATACGTGGAGACTTGCCGCAATGACCGAGCCTGTCAGCGCCGCAGTGCAGGAAAAACCGCGCAACGTGATCGAAACCGATCTGCCGTCCCGCCTCGATCGTCTGCCTTGGGGTCAGTTTCATTCCCTGATCGTGGTCGCGTTGGGCATCACCTGGCTGCTCGACGGGCTCGAAGTGACGCTGGCCGGCGCCGTCGCCAGCGCGCTGAAGACAAGTCCAACGCTGCACTTTACCAATAGCGACGTGGGCCTGGCCGGAAGTGCCTATATCGCGGGCGCCGTGCTCGGTGCGCTCGGCTTCGGCTGGCTCACCGACCGGCTCGGCCGGCGCAAGCTGTTCTTCATCACGCTCGCGCTGTATCTGACAGCTACCGCGGCCACTGCGCTGTCGTGGAATCTGGTGAGCTTCCTGTTGTTTCGCTTTCTGACTGGTGCGGGAATCGGCGGCGAATACACGGCGATCAATTCGACGATCCAGGAATTCACGCCGGCGCGTGTACGCGGCTGGACTGACCTCGGCATCAACGGGACATTCTGGGTGGGCGCGGGAATCGGCGCGGCCGGCTCGCTCGTGTTGCTCGATCCGCATCTGCTACCCGCCGACTGGGGCTGGCGCGCGTGCTTTTTAATCGGCGCGGTGCTCGCGCTCGCGATTCTGCCGATGCGCGTCTGGGTGCCGGAAAGCCCGCGCTGGCTGCTCACACACGGTGAAGCGCCGGAAGCCACTACGATCGTCGAGAACATCGAAGCGCGCTTCCGCCGCGCCGGACATCCGCCGATGGACGAGCCGCTCACCCGCTTGCGTCTGCGCACGCGTGACCACACGCCGCTCGGCGAAGTCTTCCACGCGCTCTTTACGGTGCATCGGCGCCGCGCGCTGGTGGGCCTTTCGTTGATGACCGCGCAGGCGTTTTTCTACAACGCGATCTTCTTCACCTATGCGCTCGTGCTCACGGATTTCTATCACGTACCGGGCGATCATATCGGCTGGTATCTGCTGCCGTTTGCGCTCGGAAATTTTCTCGGACCGCTGCTGCTGGGGCGCCTGTTCGATGTGATCGGCCGCCGCAAGATGATTTTCACGACGTATGCGCTCTCGGGCATTTTGCTGACGCTCAGCGGCTATCTGTTCGAACACAACCTTCTCACTGTCACCACGCAGACGATTGCGTGGATGGTGATTTTCTTCTTCGCTTCCGCGGCAGCGAGCTCGGCTTATCTGACGGTGAGCGAATCGTTTCCGCTGGAAATTCGCGCATTGGCCATTGCCGTGTTCTACGCATTCGGCACGGCGCTAGGCGGCGTTGCCGGGCCGGCATTCTTCGGACGACTGATCGATACGCATCAGCGCAGCGCGGTGTTTACCGGCTATCTGGTCGGCTCGGCACTGATGATCGGCGCAGCGGTGGTGGCCGCGATCTGGGGCGTCGATGCGGAGCGCAAGTCGCTCGAAAACGTGGCCACTCCGTTGTCGGCGGTGACAGACACCGAGTGAGCGCGGTGCCTCGCAACACGAACACCCACTGTCCCGCACATAAGGACAGTGCATTGCCGGTCTCGCCAGTATTCGCGATCCACCATTACAGATACTGTTCAACCATGCGCTCGCTGAGTCCGCGCTGGCTCAACGGTCGCTCCAGGACCGGCTTGTCTCCCTCGCGGTTCCCCGACCAGCAGAGGCCGGTCCTGCTTCACCAGCGCGCCACGCGCGCTGGTGCTTTTTCTTTCAACGGCACGCGGCGGCCTCAACGGCAGCATTGAATGCCGCGGGTCGACCGCAATCATTCTTTCGCACTTAAAGGACCGTCCGATGGTGTCTTACCAGGAGCTGCTCAGGCAGCGCCTCCAGCTCGAAGCCGATATTGCCGCTGCGCGTGCAGCGGAGCGGCGAGCCGTCATCGCACAAATTCGCCGGTTGATGTGCGAGTACCGGCTCACCACGCGCGATGTATTGCCTGCGCGCGCAAGCCGGCGCGCGCGCCCGCAGCAAGGCCCAGAGCTCTATCAGGACCCGGTAAGCGGCGCACTCTGGTCGGGACGCGGCCGGCCGCCGCGTTGGCTGCAAGGCAAGGAGCGCGATCTATACCGCGTGAGCGGCGGGTCGGGCGAAACTGTGTCCGAATGAAAAAACGCGCGGTCTTGCGGACCGCGCGTTCCCTGTCTTTCCGAGCAATTCTCCAGCGTCTTAGAACGCCTTCTTCCATGCACCGCTATATGCGATCTCGCCCAGCGGAAAACGCGTGCGTACCGACTTCTCGCGCTCGCGCAGCACCGGGTCGAGCTTCTCGACTTCGCCGAAGTGGCCAAGCGAAATCATCGCGATCACCTCGACGTCGTCGGGGATCGCAAACGCCTTGCGGAATGCGTTGACGTCGAAACCGCTCATCTGGTGCGCAGCGAGACCTAGCGCGTGAGCCTGCAATACCAGCGCCATCGCGGCCGCGCCCGCATCGTACGGAGCGCAACGGTTCACTTCACCCTTGTTGGTGAGCGTATGCGCGGTCACGGCGATCAGCACCGGCGCCGGCGCATTCCAGCCC
It encodes:
- a CDS encoding cold-shock protein, with the protein product METGTVKWFNDAKGFGFITPDGGGEDLFAHFSEIRTEGFKTLQENQKVTFEVKTGPKGKQAANIKPV
- a CDS encoding APC family permease produces the protein MKSSIQRNIGPFALMLTGLGSIIGSGWLFGAWKAAKIAGPAAICAWIIGAVVILAIALTYAELGAMFPESGGMVRYARYSHGALVGFVSAWANWIAIVSVIPIEAEASIQYMSTWPYPWAHALFVNGSLTTNGLLLSAILVIIYFMLNYWGVKLFARANTTITIFKFVIPAATIAGLMAAGFHHENFGEASTFAPYGWSAVFTAVATSGIVFAFNGFQSPINLAGEARNPAKSVPFAVIGSILLALVIYVLLQIAYIGAVNPADVMKGWSHFSFASPFAELALALNLNWLAFLLYVDAFVSPSGTGTTYMATTSRMIYAMERNNTMPKMFGNVHPIYGVPRQAMWFNLLVSFIFLFFFRGWSSLAAVISVATVISYLTGPISLMALRRAATDLDRPLHIPGMKIIAPFAFVCASLVLYWAKWPLTGEIILLMIVALPVYFYFQAKSGFSGYERDLKAAWWLVAYLPVMAVLSLIGSKQFGGHDVLPYGWDMLTVIVFALIFYYWGVHTGYRTDYLDERDVHDEVLEGMGAH
- a CDS encoding MFS transporter, with protein sequence MTEPVSAAVQEKPRNVIETDLPSRLDRLPWGQFHSLIVVALGITWLLDGLEVTLAGAVASALKTSPTLHFTNSDVGLAGSAYIAGAVLGALGFGWLTDRLGRRKLFFITLALYLTATAATALSWNLVSFLLFRFLTGAGIGGEYTAINSTIQEFTPARVRGWTDLGINGTFWVGAGIGAAGSLVLLDPHLLPADWGWRACFLIGAVLALAILPMRVWVPESPRWLLTHGEAPEATTIVENIEARFRRAGHPPMDEPLTRLRLRTRDHTPLGEVFHALFTVHRRRALVGLSLMTAQAFFYNAIFFTYALVLTDFYHVPGDHIGWYLLPFALGNFLGPLLLGRLFDVIGRRKMIFTTYALSGILLTLSGYLFEHNLLTVTTQTIAWMVIFFFASAAASSAYLTVSESFPLEIRALAIAVFYAFGTALGGVAGPAFFGRLIDTHQRSAVFTGYLVGSALMIGAAVVAAIWGVDAERKSLENVATPLSAVTDTE
- a CDS encoding H-NS histone family protein encodes the protein MVSYQELLRQRLQLEADIAAARAAERRAVIAQIRRLMCEYRLTTRDVLPARASRRARPQQGPELYQDPVSGALWSGRGRPPRWLQGKERDLYRVSGGSGETVSE
- a CDS encoding nitroreductase family protein codes for the protein MTNKPAPTAVPIHELIAGRWSPRAYSSEPISREHLHAVLEAARWAPSSYNGQPWRFIVFDRSSDEVSFKRAFATLVPFNQGWNAPAPVLIAVTAHTLTNKGEVNRCAPYDAGAAAMALVLQAHALGLAAHQMSGFDVNAFRKAFAIPDDVEVIAMISLGHFGEVEKLDPVLREREKSVRTRFPLGEIAYSGAWKKAF
- a CDS encoding Hsp70 family protein, with translation MTYCAIDFGTSNSAVAVPDGAALRLAPVEGAYTTLPTAVFFNTDENTRDFGRAALEAYIDGFDGRLMRSMKSILGSALAENSTDLGDGSAIKYTEVIAIFVDHLKRSAEASAGSSISRAVLGRPVFFVDDDPRADQLAQQQLEAAARSVGLREIHFQYEPIAAAFDYESHLAEEGLVLVADIGGGTSDFSLVRVGPDRMKRVERKDDVLAHHGVHVAGTDFDRRVELATILRELGYQTLDPEGREIPNRIYFDLATWHLINTVYGPKRVSELTLMRHLFTDVKHHDRLTRVVDRRLGHALAAHAEEAKIGVAAGGETMIDLELVEDDLRLAFDETQLIKAGHDETLRIVQAARDTVQAAGVAPRNVGAIYFTGGSTGLAFLSSALSAAFPDARPVFGDRLASVATGLGIHARRLFG